A window from Drosophila yakuba strain Tai18E2 chromosome 3L, Prin_Dyak_Tai18E2_2.1, whole genome shotgun sequence encodes these proteins:
- the LOC6533335 gene encoding large proline-rich protein BAG6 isoform X1, translated as MLINLKVKTLDARTHEFSIDNELTIRQFKDQIAEKTNIAAENQRIIYQGRVLADDKQVKEYDVDGKVLHVAERPPFSQRGANARNNDEPMRTFRNVARPPPPGMRTSPYFRALDGMLVGTMAIPVNNGPVAGQTRPPPNRYPNSSSFCINRITVALHMIDCADNIAAYLENPAVGLNNQSLDILQRGRWSMESTVVEVGVSSTDLPRNNNIIDMVQDAVTAALSRTGARNYTVVQLPTVYTNENGETSQQRTGEAGTSEGAASGAASNASGETTAATVIIEDVIETDDEAADGASDRSVTPTPEPEAEGAVGGQPATAAETPTSSAGSANDAAAEGGNNSGPRRRTRPQVLAQVIQHYRGVQARLAPFVDRYYEILQNDPTFEESDTAGRENAQRIFDRVSEAFHYLSHAQHAISDLMLDLSQPGPRVLTCRPILVEQSGYIRSNNIFTPNFLAPASGLLNEPFRNRAPGTASAAGTQTPNTAGTPTAVAPPQAANLQAATDASRSAAAMAEIASRAAGAAAEMAAGAASAAAAAARDLSSDQVEDPVDEPMVAPNAAGAATPAQQQQRLEMDHDQDQDQSETPERENRPVPRLRVYVPVTLPPRNTQMEMARIIQAMVNGQRPNDVHVEFNAPNVMSINLPVHVMTTVRQAPAPGSNETAEPSASESSPESTPATATAESPNAASTSSGTRSGDQRANTLPTTSTQTRSTSRPQIQIGGNNNWGGRIAPTHTAFDRFLPCNSHHIREPEQLLQNNNTNRSTSTAPAGGATVLSPTAAAVTRPVTTGRIQRGSNTFRPMWSSRRQRPASEQLNSLRPAAWAQAQTQTTHVQAAHVGAGSTNGAGVGAGAGAGRVRPTGGSPINRDRLAARTAHVGGGSTNGGLPSGRRGRLQAATSRLSRQFPTLLANFLLNNLRNNAPTASVGSAVAAEGGSAASSSSGAAAPIAATTPAGPPQTVVPTSTPTPAGGDSNNLRSQLRSFLNDSLFVGVPINEQTIPGAIGRALDWFAESLVYLPQYERPEYNSRDSVCNILRVSLRLIIELCNGAPGGGDGAQFEQSLKQLCDQFRKRLYSVLFLCLGSANAELYWRQLMRLLCTPMRSNFRNEALQFLCIYIDPTIPAQTDTADAQQFLVLRSVQATPPTAADEPFVAPPPFALNPQQQQPQEQSLDTDVEMAEVAASSSSSSSSPAADLPVVIVGSEPWHMSFPNDWLPVITRDLQTQSEQSRPQPPFSDAYISGMSAKRRKIIQSEKPTASVECLIANGVQRAIQSAGLGGTSGSASSSSISMDTVIGSIAHDSTVQAAYTDAVRNSLKERIKQDADFKSSKYPQIAKFAEQK; from the exons ATGCTCATAAACCTTAAGGTGAAGACCTTAGATGCGCGCACCCACGAATTCAGCATCGACAATGAG CTCACCATCCGCCAGTTCAAGGACCAAATAGCCGAGAAGACGAACATTGCGGCGGAGAACCAGCGTATCATCTACCAGGGTCGCGTTCTGGCCGATGATAAGCAGGTGAAGGAATACG ATGTGGATGGCAAGGTGCTCCATGTGGCGGAACGACCACCGTTCTCGCAGCGCGGTGCCAACGCCCGGAACAATGATGAACCCATGCGCACCTTCCGCAATGTGGCACGTCCTCCGCCGCCGGGAATGCGCACCTCTCCGTATTTCCGCGCCCTCGACGGCATGCTGGTGGGCACCATGGCCATACCCGTTAACAATGGTCCAGTTGCAGGG CAGACTCGCCCTCCACCAAATCGTTATCCCAACTCCTCGTCCTTCTGCATTAACCGCATCACTGTGGCCCTGCACATGATCGATTGCGCCGACAATATAGCAGCCTATCTGGAAAATCCAGCCGTTGGTCTCAACAATCAATCGCTGGACATCCTGCAGCGTGGTCGCTGGTCCATGGAGTCCACTGTCGTGGAAGTGGGTGTTTCTTCGACGGATCTGCCGCGCAACAATAACATCATCGATATGGTCCAAGATGCTGTGACCGCCGCTCTCTCGCGTACTGGCGCCCGCAACTATACGGTGGTGCAGCTGCCCACAGTTTATACCAACGAGAATGGCGAGACCAGCCAGCAGAGGACTGGCGAAGCTGGAACCAGCGAAGGAGCAGCCAGCGGAGCTGCAAGCAATGCTAGTGGTGAAACCACAGCGGCCACTGTGATTATCGAGGATGTTATCGAAACGGACGACGAAGCTGCCGATGGAGCATCGGATCGTTCCGTCACGCCAACACCAGAGCCGGAAGCGGAGGGAGCAGTTGGTGGCCAACCGGCCACTGCAGCAGAGACTCCCACATCCTCGGCTGGATCAGCAAATGACGCGGCTGCAGAAGGAGGCAACAACTCGGGCCCCAGGCGCCGCACTCGTCCGCAGGTGTTGGCCCAAGTGATTCAGCACTATCGTGGCGTACAGGCTCGCTTGGCGCCTTTTGTAGATCGGTACTATGAGATTCTCCAGAATGATCCCACTTTCGAGGAGAGT gACACCGCTGGACGCGAGAACGCGCAGCGAATTTTTGATCGCGTTTCGGAGGCCTTCCACTACCTTTCGCATGCCCAGCACGCTATATCCGATTTAATGCTTGACCTGTCGCAGCCAGGACCACGTGTGCTCACCTGCCGACCCATTCTTGTCGAGCAGAGCGGCTACATACGCTCCAATAACATTTTCACGCCCAACTTTTTGGCACCGGCCTCGGGTCTCCTCAACGAGCCTTTCCGTAATAGAGCACCTGGTACTGCCTCTGCAGCTGGAACGCAAACGCCCAACACCGCAGGCACTCCAACTGCTGTGGCACCCCCGCAGGCTGCCAATTTGCAGGCGGCCACCGATGCCAGCCGCAGTGCAGCGGCCATGGCGGAGATCGCCAGTCGAGCTGCTGGAGCCGCTGCGGAAATGGCGGCTGGAGCTGCGAGTGcggctgccgccgctgctcgCGATTTGTCCAGCGATCAAGTGGAGGATCCCGTCGACGAACCTATGGTGGCGCCAAATGCTGCAGGTGCCGCAACACCtgcacaacagcagcagcgtcTAGAAATGG ATCACGATCAAGATCAAGATCAAAGCGAAACTCCCGAACGAGAAAACCGACCAGTGCCTAGGCTGCGTGTCTATGTGCCAGTGACCCTGCCACCGCGCA ATAcccaaatggaaatggctcGCATTATTCAGGCAATGGTCAATGGTCAGCGGCCGAACGATGTTCATGTGGAATTCAATGCCCCCAACGTCATGTCGATTAACCTGCCGGTGCATGTGATGACGACAGTGCGACAGGCTCCGGCACCTGGATCAAACGAAACAGCAGAACCTTCTGCGTCCGAATCCTCCCCTGAAAGTACGCCTGCAACGGCCACTGCAGAGTCTCCAAATGCAGCTTCAACATCAAGTGGAACACGCAGTGGCGATCAGAGGGCCAATACCTTGCCCACCACGTCCACGCAAACGCGTTCGACATCTAGGCCACAGATTCAGAttggcggcaacaacaactgggGCGGACGCATTGCTCCCACACACACGGCATTCGACCGCTTCCTGCCTTGCAACAGTCATCACATTCGGGAACCCGAGCAGCTGCTCCAAAACAACAATACCAATCGCAGCACCTCTACAGCACCAGCAGGAGGAGCCACCGTTCTGTCGCCGACAGCCGCTGCCGTAACTCGTCCTG TCACCACTGGTCGCATCCAGCGCGGCAGTAACACGTTCCGCCCAATGTGGTCGTCGCGTCGCCAGCGACCAGCCAGCGAGCAACTAAACAGCCTGCGACCGGCAGCCTGGGCGCAGGCGCAGACCCAAACCACTCATGTTCAAGCTGCCCACGTTGGTGCTGGCAGCACCAATGGGGCCGGAGTCGGAGCCGGGGCCGGAGCCGGAAGAGTGCGGCCCACGGGAGGATCGCCCATCAATCGCGATCGGCTGGCGGCTCGAACGGCCCACGTTGGCGGTGGCAGCACCAACGGAGGCTTGCCCTCTGGCCGGCGGGGGCGACTACAGGCCGCCACCAGTCGCCTGTCACGACAATTTCCCACCCTACTCGCTAATTTTTTGCTTAATAATCTGAGAAATAATGCGCCAACAGCTTCGGTAGGCAGCGCAGTCGCCGCCGAGGGAGGTTCGGCcgcctcatcatcatcaggagCAGCTGCCCCAATTGCTGCTACCACACCAGCTGGCCCACCGCAAACTGTTGTGCCGACATCCACACCCACTCCTGCCGGCGGAGATTCGAACAACCTGCGTTCGCAGCTGCGCAGCTTCCTCAACGACAGCCTCTTTGTCGGCGTGCCCATCAACGAGCAGACCATCCCAGGGGCCATTGGTCGCGCACTTGACTGGTTCGCAGAGAGCCTGGTTTACCTGCCGCAGTACGAGCGGCCGGAATACAACTCCCGCGACTCGGTGTGCAACATCCTGCGTGTCAGCCTGCGTCTGATTATCGAGCTTTGTAATGGAGCTCCGGGCGGCGGTGATGGTGCTCAGTTCGAGCAAAGTCTCAAACAGCTCTGTGACCAGTTCCGCAAGCGCCTCTACAGCGTTCTCTTCTTGTGTCTTGGAAGCGCGAACGCGGAGCTCTACTGGCGCCAGCTAATGCGCCTGCTTTGCACACCAATGCGATCCA ACTTCCGCAACGAAGCACTGCAGTTCTTGTGCATCTACATAGACCCCACGATTCCTGCCCAGACTGACACAGCAGATGCCCAACAGTTCCTGGTCCTGCGCAGCGTTCAAGCAACTCCTCCAACCGCTGCCGACGAA CCATTCGTGGCGCCGCCGCCTTTTGCTCTCAacccacagcagcagcagccgcaagAGCAATCTCTGGATACGGATGTTGAGATGGCTGAAGTggccgccagcagcagcagcagcagcagttcaCCGGCAGCCGACCTACCCGTAGTGATTGTGGGCTCAGAGCCCTGGCACATGAGTTTCCCCAATGACTGGTTGCCAGTGATAACGCGCGACCTACAGACCCAGTCAGAG CAGAGTCGTCCTCAGCCGCCGTTCTCGGATGCCTACATCTCGGGCATGTCCGCCAAGCGGCGGAAGATAATTCAGTCGGAAAAGCCGACGGCCAGCGTGGAGTGTCTCATTGCGAACGGAGTGCAGAGGGCTATCCAAAGCGCCGGTTTGGGTGGAACCAGTGGTAGCGCCTCAAGTTCGTCGATCAGTATGGATACCGTAATCGGTTCCATTGCTCACGACTCCACCGTTCAGGCTGCCTACACTGATGCGGTGCGGAATAGTTTAAAAGAGCGTATCAAGCAGGATGCGGATTTCAAGTCCAGCAAGTATCCACAGATCGCCAAGTTCGCCGAGCAAAAGTAG
- the LOC6533335 gene encoding large proline-rich protein bag6-B isoform X4, whose amino-acid sequence MLINLKVKTLDARTHEFSIDNELTIRQFKDQIAEKTNIAAENQRIIYQGRVLADDKQVKEYDVDGKVLHVAERPPFSQRGANARNNDEPMRTFRNVARPPPPGMRTSPYFRALDGMLVGTMAIPVNNGPVAGQTRPPPNRYPNSSSFCINRITVALHMIDCADNIAAYLENPAVGLNNQSLDILQRGRWSMESTVVEVGVSSTDLPRNNNIIDMVQDAVTAALSRTGARNYTVVQLPTVYTNENGETSQQRTGEAGTSEGAASGAASNASGETTAATVIIEDVIETDDEAADGASDRSVTPTPEPEAEGAVGGQPATAAETPTSSAGSANDAAAEGGNNSGPRRRTRPQVLAQVIQHYRGVQARLAPFVDRYYEILQNDPTFEESDTAGRENAQRIFDRVSEAFHYLSHAQHAISDLMLDLSQPGPRVLTCRPILVEQSGYIRSNNIFTPNFLAPASGLLNEPFRNRAPGTASAAGTQTPNTAGTPTAVAPPQAANLQAATDASRSAAAMAEIASRAAGAAAEMAAGAASAAAAAARDLSSDQVEDPVDEPMVAPNAAGAATPAQQQQRLEMDHDQDQDQSETPERENRPVPRLRVYVPVTLPPRNTQMEMARIIQAMVNGQRPNDVHVEFNAPNVMSINLPVHVMTTVRQAPAPGSNETAEPSASESSPESTPATATAESPNAASTSSGTRSGDQRANTLPTTSTQTRSTSRPQIQIGGNNNWGGRIAPTHTAFDRFLPCNSHHIREPEQLLQNNNTNRSTSTAPAGGATVLSPTAAAVTRPVTTGRIQRGSNTFRPMWSSRRQRPASEQLNSLRPAAWAQAQTQTTHVQAAHVGAGSTNGAGVGAGAGAGRVRPTGGSPINRDRLAARTAHVGGGSTNGGLPSGRRGRLQAATSRLSRQFPTLLANFLLNNLRNNAPTASVGSAVAAEGGSAASSSSGAAAPIAATTPAGPPQTVVPTSTPTPAGGDSNNLRSQLRSFLNDSLFVGVPINEQTIPGAIGRALDWFAESLVYLPQYERPEYNSRDSVCNILRVSLRLIIELCNGAPGGGDGAQFEQSLKQLCDQFRKRLYSVLFLCLGSANAELYWRQLMRLLCTPMRSNFRNEALQFLCIYIDPTIPAQTDTADAQQFLVLRSVQATPPTAADEQQQPQEQSLDTDVEMAEVAASSSSSSSSPAADLPVVIVGSEPWHMSFPNDWLPVITRDLQTQSEQSRPQPPFSDAYISGMSAKRRKIIQSEKPTASVECLIANGVQRAIQSAGLGGTSGSASSSSISMDTVIGSIAHDSTVQAAYTDAVRNSLKERIKQDADFKSSKYPQIAKFAEQK is encoded by the exons ATGCTCATAAACCTTAAGGTGAAGACCTTAGATGCGCGCACCCACGAATTCAGCATCGACAATGAG CTCACCATCCGCCAGTTCAAGGACCAAATAGCCGAGAAGACGAACATTGCGGCGGAGAACCAGCGTATCATCTACCAGGGTCGCGTTCTGGCCGATGATAAGCAGGTGAAGGAATACG ATGTGGATGGCAAGGTGCTCCATGTGGCGGAACGACCACCGTTCTCGCAGCGCGGTGCCAACGCCCGGAACAATGATGAACCCATGCGCACCTTCCGCAATGTGGCACGTCCTCCGCCGCCGGGAATGCGCACCTCTCCGTATTTCCGCGCCCTCGACGGCATGCTGGTGGGCACCATGGCCATACCCGTTAACAATGGTCCAGTTGCAGGG CAGACTCGCCCTCCACCAAATCGTTATCCCAACTCCTCGTCCTTCTGCATTAACCGCATCACTGTGGCCCTGCACATGATCGATTGCGCCGACAATATAGCAGCCTATCTGGAAAATCCAGCCGTTGGTCTCAACAATCAATCGCTGGACATCCTGCAGCGTGGTCGCTGGTCCATGGAGTCCACTGTCGTGGAAGTGGGTGTTTCTTCGACGGATCTGCCGCGCAACAATAACATCATCGATATGGTCCAAGATGCTGTGACCGCCGCTCTCTCGCGTACTGGCGCCCGCAACTATACGGTGGTGCAGCTGCCCACAGTTTATACCAACGAGAATGGCGAGACCAGCCAGCAGAGGACTGGCGAAGCTGGAACCAGCGAAGGAGCAGCCAGCGGAGCTGCAAGCAATGCTAGTGGTGAAACCACAGCGGCCACTGTGATTATCGAGGATGTTATCGAAACGGACGACGAAGCTGCCGATGGAGCATCGGATCGTTCCGTCACGCCAACACCAGAGCCGGAAGCGGAGGGAGCAGTTGGTGGCCAACCGGCCACTGCAGCAGAGACTCCCACATCCTCGGCTGGATCAGCAAATGACGCGGCTGCAGAAGGAGGCAACAACTCGGGCCCCAGGCGCCGCACTCGTCCGCAGGTGTTGGCCCAAGTGATTCAGCACTATCGTGGCGTACAGGCTCGCTTGGCGCCTTTTGTAGATCGGTACTATGAGATTCTCCAGAATGATCCCACTTTCGAGGAGAGT gACACCGCTGGACGCGAGAACGCGCAGCGAATTTTTGATCGCGTTTCGGAGGCCTTCCACTACCTTTCGCATGCCCAGCACGCTATATCCGATTTAATGCTTGACCTGTCGCAGCCAGGACCACGTGTGCTCACCTGCCGACCCATTCTTGTCGAGCAGAGCGGCTACATACGCTCCAATAACATTTTCACGCCCAACTTTTTGGCACCGGCCTCGGGTCTCCTCAACGAGCCTTTCCGTAATAGAGCACCTGGTACTGCCTCTGCAGCTGGAACGCAAACGCCCAACACCGCAGGCACTCCAACTGCTGTGGCACCCCCGCAGGCTGCCAATTTGCAGGCGGCCACCGATGCCAGCCGCAGTGCAGCGGCCATGGCGGAGATCGCCAGTCGAGCTGCTGGAGCCGCTGCGGAAATGGCGGCTGGAGCTGCGAGTGcggctgccgccgctgctcgCGATTTGTCCAGCGATCAAGTGGAGGATCCCGTCGACGAACCTATGGTGGCGCCAAATGCTGCAGGTGCCGCAACACCtgcacaacagcagcagcgtcTAGAAATGG ATCACGATCAAGATCAAGATCAAAGCGAAACTCCCGAACGAGAAAACCGACCAGTGCCTAGGCTGCGTGTCTATGTGCCAGTGACCCTGCCACCGCGCA ATAcccaaatggaaatggctcGCATTATTCAGGCAATGGTCAATGGTCAGCGGCCGAACGATGTTCATGTGGAATTCAATGCCCCCAACGTCATGTCGATTAACCTGCCGGTGCATGTGATGACGACAGTGCGACAGGCTCCGGCACCTGGATCAAACGAAACAGCAGAACCTTCTGCGTCCGAATCCTCCCCTGAAAGTACGCCTGCAACGGCCACTGCAGAGTCTCCAAATGCAGCTTCAACATCAAGTGGAACACGCAGTGGCGATCAGAGGGCCAATACCTTGCCCACCACGTCCACGCAAACGCGTTCGACATCTAGGCCACAGATTCAGAttggcggcaacaacaactgggGCGGACGCATTGCTCCCACACACACGGCATTCGACCGCTTCCTGCCTTGCAACAGTCATCACATTCGGGAACCCGAGCAGCTGCTCCAAAACAACAATACCAATCGCAGCACCTCTACAGCACCAGCAGGAGGAGCCACCGTTCTGTCGCCGACAGCCGCTGCCGTAACTCGTCCTG TCACCACTGGTCGCATCCAGCGCGGCAGTAACACGTTCCGCCCAATGTGGTCGTCGCGTCGCCAGCGACCAGCCAGCGAGCAACTAAACAGCCTGCGACCGGCAGCCTGGGCGCAGGCGCAGACCCAAACCACTCATGTTCAAGCTGCCCACGTTGGTGCTGGCAGCACCAATGGGGCCGGAGTCGGAGCCGGGGCCGGAGCCGGAAGAGTGCGGCCCACGGGAGGATCGCCCATCAATCGCGATCGGCTGGCGGCTCGAACGGCCCACGTTGGCGGTGGCAGCACCAACGGAGGCTTGCCCTCTGGCCGGCGGGGGCGACTACAGGCCGCCACCAGTCGCCTGTCACGACAATTTCCCACCCTACTCGCTAATTTTTTGCTTAATAATCTGAGAAATAATGCGCCAACAGCTTCGGTAGGCAGCGCAGTCGCCGCCGAGGGAGGTTCGGCcgcctcatcatcatcaggagCAGCTGCCCCAATTGCTGCTACCACACCAGCTGGCCCACCGCAAACTGTTGTGCCGACATCCACACCCACTCCTGCCGGCGGAGATTCGAACAACCTGCGTTCGCAGCTGCGCAGCTTCCTCAACGACAGCCTCTTTGTCGGCGTGCCCATCAACGAGCAGACCATCCCAGGGGCCATTGGTCGCGCACTTGACTGGTTCGCAGAGAGCCTGGTTTACCTGCCGCAGTACGAGCGGCCGGAATACAACTCCCGCGACTCGGTGTGCAACATCCTGCGTGTCAGCCTGCGTCTGATTATCGAGCTTTGTAATGGAGCTCCGGGCGGCGGTGATGGTGCTCAGTTCGAGCAAAGTCTCAAACAGCTCTGTGACCAGTTCCGCAAGCGCCTCTACAGCGTTCTCTTCTTGTGTCTTGGAAGCGCGAACGCGGAGCTCTACTGGCGCCAGCTAATGCGCCTGCTTTGCACACCAATGCGATCCA ACTTCCGCAACGAAGCACTGCAGTTCTTGTGCATCTACATAGACCCCACGATTCCTGCCCAGACTGACACAGCAGATGCCCAACAGTTCCTGGTCCTGCGCAGCGTTCAAGCAACTCCTCCAACCGCTGCCGACGAA cagcagcagccgcaagAGCAATCTCTGGATACGGATGTTGAGATGGCTGAAGTggccgccagcagcagcagcagcagcagttcaCCGGCAGCCGACCTACCCGTAGTGATTGTGGGCTCAGAGCCCTGGCACATGAGTTTCCCCAATGACTGGTTGCCAGTGATAACGCGCGACCTACAGACCCAGTCAGAG CAGAGTCGTCCTCAGCCGCCGTTCTCGGATGCCTACATCTCGGGCATGTCCGCCAAGCGGCGGAAGATAATTCAGTCGGAAAAGCCGACGGCCAGCGTGGAGTGTCTCATTGCGAACGGAGTGCAGAGGGCTATCCAAAGCGCCGGTTTGGGTGGAACCAGTGGTAGCGCCTCAAGTTCGTCGATCAGTATGGATACCGTAATCGGTTCCATTGCTCACGACTCCACCGTTCAGGCTGCCTACACTGATGCGGTGCGGAATAGTTTAAAAGAGCGTATCAAGCAGGATGCGGATTTCAAGTCCAGCAAGTATCCACAGATCGCCAAGTTCGCCGAGCAAAAGTAG